In Roseiconus lacunae, the sequence CGCTTATTGGGGCGGAAAACGTGAAGCGATATCCGTATCTTGGGTCTCGGAATTTTGGCCCTGCAACCCCCAGAAGACTTTCTGAGGCAGCGAGAGTGTTCGATGCTCCATCGAGGACATCTTGAAAGCCCGTTTTAGAGTTCACAAAAAAAACACCATCGGTGTCGAAAGGGGTGCCGCCACCCATTCCAGTGCCTGTACACATGCCATAGTTGATCGGAGCGAAGCTTTGATGTAATTCGCGATAGCTATCGCTTGGGCAAAGAAAAACTGGAACTAAAGTCCTAACACCTTCAATGTTTTCAGGGGTTATGCCAAATCCTGAAGTGTACAAGGGTTTGTCAAGGTTTAGCTTCGCGTCAATATTGGACTGCTCGAGATAAGGCGTCAGCAGCGCAAAGGCCGACCAACGATAAAAGGTCCAGGGCGTTGTTGGTGAGCCAGGATACTCTTTCGCGACGCTACCGACGGGAAAACGGCGAAACGCTGCGTGGTGATTCTGAATAGCGATTCCTATTTGCTTGAAGTTATTGCTGCAGGCCATACGTCGAGCAGCTTCGCGAGCTGCTTGAACGGCAGGAAGTAGCAGGCCAATCAAAATGGCAATGACACCAATCACAACTAACAATTCGACCAAACTAAACGCTGGGCGATTGATCAGCCCAATTTCGCTTAGAGAAGCTCTCGATTCGTGAGCTTTCACGATGGCTTGACTCCGCTTCAATCTTGTCGTCGTTGCCCTTGGTTCGATCGTTACAAGCGATTCAAATCCAATTAGATACTACGTCGATTACGGCGATTTGAAATCGCATAAACGGCTCCAAAAGCCAGCAGCGTGAAAAACCCTGGTTCTGGGATGGCAGTAACAAACACCACGCTGCTTAAAGCATTGGAGCCAGCAGCAAATGTCTCAAGCAAATTACCGTCCACATCGTACATAAAGAGCCCACCGCGTTCTCCACCAGGATCACTGGGGTTTGACCGGCCTAGGGCAGCGACTAGCAAATTGCCTTGGGGATCGAACGTGATGCCACCCGGACTGGTTCCGATCGAGCTTCCGTTGCCGGTGCTGTTGATCATCTCGGCGCTGATATCAAATGTACCGAGAATATTCCCGTCTTCATCATACCGAAAAACGCTGTCAGAAAATCCGAGTCCGTGGCCGATGAAAACATTACCTGACGAATCCGTCGCAATTTGGGCCGATGCTGCTGGATTGTTTGCGAACAATGTCGTGTTTTCCCCATCGTACTCATATACGCCCGAACCTGCGGTGGAGATCAGTACGTTTCCATTTCCAAGGAAGCCCACGCCTGACGTGGGACCAGCCGGAGTTGCTATTAAGCCAAGTTGATTCGTCAGCGTTGAATCGTAGATGCGTATATTGCTGGATGCAAAATCGCTTATATAGACATCGCCGTTTGACGCTATCGACAACCCACCGGGGCCGATCCCGAGCGAGCTAAACCCCAAGAGCGAACCGGTCTGCGCATTGAAGCGATAAACGCCACCGTGATTTAGAGCACTGGCGTAAAGGGTATTTTCCGATTGGCTGTACGCAAGCCCGGATAGTCCAGGATTACCAGCGACAAAAGCTAATGTGGATTCGGTCTTCGTCGTTTCATCGAACGATTGAATTCGTCCCGTAAAAAATTCACTCACAACGATTGCCGCCTGAACACGCCTGCTATCTGGGCACGTCAATAAGCAAGACGTAAATACCAAAAGAATAGTCGGTGTTTTCATAGTGGCTATCGAGTTGCATGGACCATCATCGCTCCGACATTCTGACGAACGTCCGAATGTAAGTCAACTAGCAAGCTGAAAAGCAGGCATGCAAACTTGTGGAGTTTGATGAACTAGCCGGTCACCCACCGACTAAGGTTATATCTCCTACGAACCAGCTGCTCGGCAGGACAATAGCCGGCGATACCGACTTGGCGGCGACGCTGCCTCACGTGTAGAAAGCTGAGCACACAGAATCAGTTTGCGGGGACCGCCCAGGAAAACGCAGCCAAAGTATAGGTCGCGTGAAAAATCGCCGAGCCCTCCACCAACTTCTTGGCAAATCGGTCCATCAGCGATTGCGGGAGCTGGTGAACGAATTTGTAGTTTATGCAAGATCGGCCGACAAATTTTACGAAGCCGCGTCGGGCTTCACTTCGCTCGACACGCTGCGACTGGCTCCCAGACGCTTCAAATTTAGCGAGCCGCCTTTCAACAGCATCTCGTCGATTGCACTGTCGATGTCGTCGCGGTTGATCACCCTGGCTCCCGCTCGCTGAAGGTGACACTGGACCACTCGCCGCATCAATTCCTTGATGGGACAGCGCTCAGCGAACGCAAAAAAGGGGAGCGGGGTTTTAAAGACAGATAAAAAGGGGAGCGGGGTTCTAAATGATTCTGACGACGCCTTTGAAGCTGTGTCGCTGGGATAGACGTACTTGGCGTATCTGTCGACTCGAACACGAAGTCCAGCCCGGATCCGCTTCGGCGGCTCCGCCTTCGTCACAGCTGCTGACAATCCCCCCTTTCCCCTTTTTCATCACGGACCCGACCGCTCCGTCACCGAATGTAACTCTGCGACTAGGTCTCTATGTTGGTGCAGGTATTGGTCCACCACGTCGTGGTACGGGTACGGTTGGCCAGGAACGAATCCTTGTTCGTCTTCCAGGTAGCCGACGATGGGCACCCTTGCGCCACTTTCAAAGAAGGCTTCGGAGTCGAGTTCCGTCAGAATGTCTGTCCATCGCATCGACAATTCATGCGGCATCGATTGGTATCGGAACGCCCTGAGTGTCTCGTGGTCAACCGGCAAACCCCGGCTGAGCAGCTGCGCACGCTGTTTCTTAAGCTCTTGAAACGCTCGATTTCGCCGGAAGTAACAAAACAAGACAGGGGAAAGGATTGCAGTGACCAAAACGGTGAGCAGCACCCACCAGCCCACTCCTGTTTTTCGTTTCGTCATCTGGGCTGGTTGCGTATCCAAAGAATCTTTCGCTCGCGGCGGCGGACCATCCGTTCGCTAGCTGTCACGCGGCCACTAGGGTGCGTCCGAGGTAATCATACTCTTTTGCTCGGCGGCCTTCTTGCGCCATTTCGTCGATTCGTTCAGGTCTCCGGCGGTCGCGAAGGCGTCGGCGACGATGGTGTAGGCTTCGGCCAGTAGCTTGGGATCCTTTTGGTTTTTGCCTTCGCGGAAGGTCTTGGCGAATTCATCCATCTTCTTGCGTACTTCCGGCAGTGCACAAATTCTTCGGCCTTCGCGTGTGGAGCAGCCGAAGACGACGCCGGCCAGTTTGTCCCACTCGCCCAAGCGATCCGTTCCTTTCCGCTGGACCGTCAGCGTGATTTCGGAACGTTCACCGGGGACCATTTCGATTTTGGTGTATCGACGCCCCAGGAATGCCGGCATCTCGTAGCGATCGTCTCGGATGCCCAGGCTTTGCTTGCCCTTGGGCAGCATCAGCGTGGCTTGACCGTTATCGTCGGTTTGGGCGGAAAACGGAAATCCATATTCTTCGTTGGTAAATTCGCGGTAGTCTCGTTTGCGATTGCGGACGCGAATCATGTCTTCGCCTCGCATCAACGTGTCACAGTAAACTTGCGATCCGCCATTCCACCATTGGATGTTTGGCCATGAATCGATCAGGACGCCCTCGATCGGTTCACCTTCTTCATCCACAACGCCAACATCACAAGGCACCAACGCTTCCATTGACAAGATCACCGGACCCTTTTCATCCGGGCGAATCACTTGTGCTCTCAAGTAGGGATCCGGGTTTCGCGGATTGGTGACCTCCGCCGGTGCTTTGCCGGACACTCCGATGTATCCATCGCAGATCCCCGCCAATTGGATCGCTTCCCCCGTCGGCCACACTGGGATCACAAAGTCGCCGTCTTCGGACACCGCGCTCCAAGAAACGAAACCGGCTCGGTCGTGGTTGACTGACGGATCCAGTGTCCAGCAGACCACGCGACCATTGCGGATCGGGCGCGGCACCGACGGATCCAATTGCCCTTTGATCGGGACGACCGGGTTCAGTTCCACAGAGATCTCGTTGCGGCCGTCGGCATTCAAGTTCGCGTCGACGATTCGGCTGGCGTGGGTGATCTGGCCGTCTTCGACCCGCATCAGCAACACACTCGCATCGCCGGTTTTCATCGACGGGAATTTCAAAGTCTCCGAATCGACCGCTTCCATTACACCGGGGTCTCTCCAACTGCGACTGTCGGACCAGTTGGCAACGATCAATTGAGGGTCGGCCGGCTTGCCGTCAATCATTGGGCGAACGAACAGATCCGCACCTTGCTTGAGCACCACCGGATCGGCGGTATTTGGATCGTGCGGAAGATCAAGGTGTATCGCACCTTCAAGGACATAGTCGCGATGGTCCACCCGGACAGAGACCCCGATGGTCTTGGTTTGCTCAGCGACATTGCGAAACATCGGGTACTTCACGATCGCGATGCCATCTTCGTCGGTCTGCGACGTTTCGGGCTTGGTTTCCGAGCGGTCGTCGCCGTCACTTTTCCAGCTGCCGTGACCTTGGGCGCTGCGCAGCGCCCAAGGCGTCACGTGTGCGCCGGCGATTGGACTCCCAACTTCGTCGACCACACGCAGTTGGAGCGTTTCCGTCGTCTGGAAGACGGGCCCGGAGGAGTCGCCGAGCAACGAGAGCGAGAAGTCGTCGGCTGAGCCTTGCGCCGCGGCGGGGCTGACGACGACCGCCAGGATACACATGAATCCGAAACCGACCGAAAATCTCATCGAATCGCCCCCCCTGATTGATTTTGGGAAATAGGAACATTGATCCGAACGGGTTAAAGCCCTGCGAATCGGTGTACTAGCAAGATGGTTCGGTTGTATCCCCTCTGCATAGCGGCTGTCAAGCAATTTGTTGGCCCCTTCGACCAAGGACGGCGGTTGCAGACCGTACGCCGGCCCTTCTGGGCGGGCGCTGCCCAGTTCACCAGCCACCGGGATGCTGGGAATTGCCAGGGGAAATAAGACCAATGGGACACATGCGACGTATAGGTCCTATCGGTCGCATAGGTCCTATTGCAGCGTTGTCT encodes:
- a CDS encoding DUF1559 domain-containing protein, whose translation is MKAHESRASLSEIGLINRPAFSLVELLVVIGVIAILIGLLLPAVQAAREAARRMACSNNFKQIGIAIQNHHAAFRRFPVGSVAKEYPGSPTTPWTFYRWSAFALLTPYLEQSNIDAKLNLDKPLYTSGFGITPENIEGVRTLVPVFLCPSDSYRELHQSFAPINYGMCTGTGMGGGTPFDTDGVFFVNSKTGFQDVLDGASNTLAASESLLGVAGPKFRDPRYGYRFTFSAPISDQACENAPTWNYTDPRGFSWANGEYRNGLYNHYYTPNSHYPDCISPFLGGGFSKVYTPFGWKTARSHHYGGVNSLRVDGSVNFITDSVDLTIWRALSTRNGNEVVVHDH
- a CDS encoding NHL repeat-containing protein; the encoded protein is MKTPTILLVFTSCLLTCPDSRRVQAAIVVSEFFTGRIQSFDETTKTESTLAFVAGNPGLSGLAYSQSENTLYASALNHGGVYRFNAQTGSLLGFSSLGIGPGGLSIASNGDVYISDFASSNIRIYDSTLTNQLGLIATPAGPTSGVGFLGNGNVLISTAGSGVYEYDGENTTLFANNPAASAQIATDSSGNVFIGHGLGFSDSVFRYDEDGNILGTFDISAEMINSTGNGSSIGTSPGGITFDPQGNLLVAALGRSNPSDPGGERGGLFMYDVDGNLLETFAAGSNALSSVVFVTAIPEPGFFTLLAFGAVYAISNRRNRRSI
- a CDS encoding Ig-like domain-containing protein; protein product: MRFSVGFGFMCILAVVVSPAAAQGSADDFSLSLLGDSSGPVFQTTETLQLRVVDEVGSPIAGAHVTPWALRSAQGHGSWKSDGDDRSETKPETSQTDEDGIAIVKYPMFRNVAEQTKTIGVSVRVDHRDYVLEGAIHLDLPHDPNTADPVVLKQGADLFVRPMIDGKPADPQLIVANWSDSRSWRDPGVMEAVDSETLKFPSMKTGDASVLLMRVEDGQITHASRIVDANLNADGRNEISVELNPVVPIKGQLDPSVPRPIRNGRVVCWTLDPSVNHDRAGFVSWSAVSEDGDFVIPVWPTGEAIQLAGICDGYIGVSGKAPAEVTNPRNPDPYLRAQVIRPDEKGPVILSMEALVPCDVGVVDEEGEPIEGVLIDSWPNIQWWNGGSQVYCDTLMRGEDMIRVRNRKRDYREFTNEEYGFPFSAQTDDNGQATLMLPKGKQSLGIRDDRYEMPAFLGRRYTKIEMVPGERSEITLTVQRKGTDRLGEWDKLAGVVFGCSTREGRRICALPEVRKKMDEFAKTFREGKNQKDPKLLAEAYTIVADAFATAGDLNESTKWRKKAAEQKSMITSDAP